In a genomic window of [Empedobacter] haloabium:
- the lpdA gene encoding dihydrolipoyl dehydrogenase yields MSKQFDVVVIGAGPGGYIAAIRAAQLGFSVACIDEWANEKGGPAPGGTCTNVGCIPSKALLQSSEHFEHAGHAFKEHGIDVAGLSLNLPQMLKRKNTVVKQNNDGILFLFKKNKVTFFHGRGAFAGAATGEGYPIEISGPTAETIVGKQIIVATGSNARALPGAPFDEKLILSNTGALAIDAVPAKLGVIGAGVIGLEMGSVWRRLGAEVTVLEGLPTFLGAVDEQIAKEAFKMFTKQGLGIHLGVKIDSVTTGENNVTVKYTDAKGAAQEGTFDKLIVSIGRTPNTNGLNADKAGLKLDERGFIAVDGDCKTNLPNVWAIGDVVRGPMLAHKAEEEGVAVAERIAGQHGHTNFDTIPWVIYTSPEIAWVGRTEQQLKADGVAYKAGTFPFLANGRARALGDTSGMVKFLADATTDEILGVHIIGPMASELISEAVVAMEFKASAEDIARICHAHPSLSEATKEAALAIDKRTLNF; encoded by the coding sequence ATGAGTAAGCAATTTGATGTGGTAGTGATCGGCGCCGGTCCCGGCGGCTATATCGCGGCGATCCGCGCGGCTCAGCTGGGCTTCTCCGTCGCCTGTATCGACGAGTGGGCCAACGAAAAAGGCGGCCCGGCACCGGGCGGCACCTGCACCAACGTGGGCTGCATCCCGTCCAAGGCATTGCTGCAGTCGTCCGAGCACTTCGAGCATGCGGGCCACGCGTTCAAGGAACACGGCATCGACGTCGCCGGCCTGTCGCTGAACCTGCCGCAGATGCTCAAGCGTAAGAACACGGTCGTCAAGCAGAACAACGACGGCATCCTGTTCCTGTTCAAGAAGAACAAGGTCACCTTCTTCCACGGCCGCGGCGCGTTCGCCGGTGCCGCCACCGGCGAAGGCTACCCGATCGAGATCTCCGGCCCGACGGCTGAAACGATCGTCGGCAAGCAGATCATCGTGGCGACGGGCTCGAATGCCCGCGCGCTGCCGGGCGCACCGTTCGACGAGAAACTGATCCTGTCGAACACGGGCGCGCTGGCGATCGATGCCGTGCCGGCCAAGCTGGGCGTCATCGGCGCCGGCGTGATCGGCCTGGAAATGGGCTCGGTGTGGCGCCGCCTGGGCGCGGAAGTGACCGTGCTGGAAGGCCTGCCGACGTTCCTGGGCGCGGTCGACGAGCAGATCGCCAAGGAAGCGTTCAAGATGTTCACCAAGCAGGGCCTGGGCATCCACCTGGGCGTGAAGATCGACAGCGTGACGACGGGCGAGAACAACGTCACCGTCAAGTACACGGACGCCAAGGGCGCCGCGCAGGAAGGCACGTTCGACAAGCTGATCGTCTCGATCGGCCGCACGCCGAACACCAACGGCCTGAACGCCGACAAGGCCGGCCTGAAGCTGGACGAGCGCGGCTTCATCGCCGTCGACGGCGACTGCAAGACCAACCTGCCGAACGTGTGGGCGATCGGCGACGTCGTGCGCGGCCCGATGCTGGCGCACAAGGCGGAAGAGGAAGGCGTTGCCGTGGCCGAGCGTATCGCCGGCCAGCACGGTCACACCAACTTCGACACGATTCCTTGGGTGATCTACACCTCGCCGGAAATCGCCTGGGTCGGTCGTACCGAGCAGCAGCTGAAGGCGGACGGCGTGGCCTACAAGGCCGGCACGTTCCCGTTCCTGGCGAACGGCCGCGCCCGCGCGCTGGGCGACACTTCCGGCATGGTCAAGTTCCTGGCCGACGCGACGACCGATGAAATCCTGGGCGTCCACATCATCGGCCCGATGGCTTCCGAGCTGATCTCCGAAGCCGTCGTGGCGATGGAGTTCAAGGCTTCGGCCGAGGACATCGCCCGCATCTGCCACGCCCACCCGTCGCTGTCCGAAGCGACCAAGGAAGCGGCCCTGGCAATCGACAAGCGCACGCTGAACTTCTAA
- a CDS encoding DUF465 domain-containing protein, which yields MKNEDEIRRRIIELDVEHRDLDAVIEMLTLDGHHDQLQLRRLKKRKLQLKDYITLLKMQLVPDVPA from the coding sequence ATGAAAAACGAAGACGAGATCCGGCGGCGCATCATCGAACTGGACGTGGAACACCGCGACCTCGACGCCGTGATCGAAATGCTGACGCTGGACGGCCACCACGACCAGTTGCAGCTGCGCCGCTTGAAGAAACGCAAACTGCAACTGAAAGATTACATCACGCTGCTGAAGATGCAGCTGGTGCCCGACGTACCGGCATAA
- a CDS encoding PspC domain-containing protein: MISDEIKRLHELHQAGALSDEEFARAKARLLDAPQAAPAGNGDLASEFSRLRRSRTDRWIGGVCGGIGQVSGVEAWIWRLVFVLFTVSFGFGLVIYILLWIFVPEETLPGSDLIGKKYE, encoded by the coding sequence ATGATCTCCGATGAAATCAAGCGCCTGCACGAGCTGCACCAGGCCGGCGCGCTGAGCGACGAGGAATTCGCCCGCGCCAAGGCGCGCCTGCTGGACGCGCCGCAAGCGGCGCCGGCCGGCAACGGCGACCTGGCCAGCGAGTTCTCGCGCCTGCGCCGTTCGCGCACCGACCGCTGGATCGGCGGCGTGTGCGGCGGCATCGGCCAGGTCTCGGGTGTCGAGGCATGGATCTGGCGCCTGGTGTTCGTGCTGTTTACGGTGTCGTTCGGCTTCGGGCTGGTGATTTACATACTGTTGTGGATATTCGTTCCGGAAGAAACGCTGCCCGGAAGCGACCTGATTGGAAAAAAATATGAGTAA
- a CDS encoding protein phosphatase 2C domain-containing protein: MSEYKIEAGTAQHVGNRAAQHDRVALFTSARAPGYVLAVLADGGERNALGADQALLTAKQLFDEYKPGDPPSPERIGALLRDIAQETHDVLLMNPLAASAEARSTLVLLVLTPQRQAVWATVGDSRLYRFANGACAERSSDAAYIDHLVTIDKLPLEAARKHRGSRLLANVVGNPLKAPFVTAGMRADLQAGDAFLLCSDGLWSWFSDNELAAAVSRRRPREAAELLIDKARERAAGNGDNCSMAIVRLVPR; the protein is encoded by the coding sequence ATGAGCGAGTACAAGATCGAGGCCGGCACGGCACAACACGTCGGCAACCGCGCCGCCCAGCACGACCGCGTTGCCCTTTTTACGAGCGCGCGCGCGCCCGGCTACGTGCTGGCCGTGCTGGCCGATGGCGGTGAACGCAATGCACTGGGCGCCGACCAGGCGCTGCTGACGGCGAAACAGCTGTTCGACGAGTACAAGCCCGGCGACCCGCCCAGCCCGGAGCGCATCGGTGCGCTGCTGCGCGACATCGCGCAGGAAACCCACGATGTCCTGCTGATGAATCCGCTTGCTGCCAGTGCCGAGGCCCGTTCGACCCTGGTCCTGCTGGTGCTGACGCCGCAACGCCAGGCCGTCTGGGCGACGGTGGGCGACTCCCGGCTGTATCGTTTCGCCAACGGTGCCTGCGCGGAACGCTCCAGCGACGCCGCCTATATCGACCACCTGGTCACCATCGACAAGCTGCCACTGGAAGCCGCCCGCAAGCATCGCGGCTCGCGCCTGCTGGCCAACGTGGTCGGCAACCCCCTGAAGGCGCCGTTCGTTACCGCCGGTATGCGCGCGGACCTGCAGGCCGGCGACGCATTCCTGCTGTGCTCGGACGGCCTGTGGTCCTGGTTTTCCGACAATGAACTGGCCGCCGCCGTCTCGCGCCGGCGCCCGCGCGAAGCGGCCGAACTGCTGATCGACAAGGCACGCGAACGCGCGGCCGGCAACGGCGACAACTGCTCGATGGCGATCGTGCGGCTGGTGCCGCGCTAG
- the odhB gene encoding 2-oxoglutarate dehydrogenase complex dihydrolipoyllysine-residue succinyltransferase — protein sequence MAQIEVKVPQLSESVAEATLLSWHKKLGESVARDENLIDIETDKVVLELPAPAAGVVVQIIKNDGATVVADEVIAIIDTEGTAMASPLPVTAAPVQTEAPAAAPAAAAVTGGAKGDVAMPAAAKILSEKGLSATDVAGSGKDGRVTKGDALAASAKPAAAPAAAPAAKPAAAKPALQQVSAPSALKLGDRPEERVPMSRLRARIAERLVESQSTNAILTTFNEVNMKPVMDLRNKYKDKFEKEHGVKLGFMSFFVKAAVAALKKYPILNASVDGNDIVYHGYFDIGIAVGSPRGLVVPILRDADQMSIAEIEKKIGEFGQKAKEGKLTLDDLTGGTFSISNGGTFGSMLSTPIINPPQSAILGVHATKDRAVVENGEIVIRPMNYLAMSYDHRIIDGREAVLGLVAMKEALEDPARLLLDL from the coding sequence ATGGCACAAATCGAAGTCAAAGTTCCACAACTGTCGGAATCCGTCGCCGAAGCGACCCTGCTGTCCTGGCACAAGAAACTGGGCGAGTCCGTCGCCCGTGACGAAAACCTGATCGACATCGAGACCGACAAGGTCGTCCTGGAACTGCCGGCCCCGGCCGCCGGCGTCGTGGTACAGATCATCAAGAACGACGGCGCCACCGTCGTCGCCGACGAAGTGATCGCCATCATCGATACCGAAGGCACCGCCATGGCCTCGCCGCTGCCGGTGACCGCCGCGCCGGTCCAGACCGAGGCACCTGCTGCCGCACCGGCCGCCGCCGCTGTCACCGGTGGCGCCAAGGGCGACGTCGCCATGCCGGCTGCCGCCAAGATCCTGTCCGAAAAAGGCCTGTCCGCGACCGACGTCGCCGGCTCCGGCAAGGACGGCCGCGTGACCAAGGGCGACGCCCTGGCCGCCTCCGCCAAGCCAGCCGCGGCCCCAGCCGCGGCACCGGCCGCTAAGCCGGCCGCCGCCAAGCCGGCCCTGCAGCAAGTCTCGGCGCCGTCCGCGCTGAAGCTGGGCGACCGTCCGGAAGAGCGCGTGCCGATGAGCCGCTTGCGCGCCCGTATCGCCGAGCGCCTGGTGGAATCGCAGTCGACCAACGCCATCCTGACCACGTTCAACGAAGTGAACATGAAGCCGGTGATGGACCTGCGCAACAAGTACAAGGACAAGTTCGAGAAGGAGCACGGCGTCAAGCTGGGCTTCATGTCCTTCTTCGTCAAGGCCGCCGTGGCCGCGCTGAAGAAGTACCCGATCCTGAACGCCTCGGTCGACGGTAACGACATCGTCTACCACGGCTACTTCGACATCGGTATCGCCGTCGGTTCGCCACGCGGCCTGGTCGTGCCGATCCTGCGCGACGCCGACCAGATGAGCATCGCCGAGATCGAGAAGAAGATCGGCGAATTCGGCCAAAAAGCCAAGGAAGGCAAGCTGACCCTGGACGACCTGACCGGCGGCACGTTCTCGATCTCGAACGGCGGTACGTTCGGCTCGATGCTGTCGACCCCGATCATCAACCCGCCGCAGTCGGCCATCCTGGGCGTGCACGCGACCAAGGACCGCGCTGTCGTCGAGAACGGCGAGATCGTCATCCGCCCGATGAACTACCTGGCGATGTCGTACGACCACCGTATCATCGACGGCCGCGAAGCCGTGCTGGGCCTGGTGGCGATGAAGGAAGCGCTGGAAGATCCGGCGCGCCTGCTGCTGGACCTGTAA
- a CDS encoding ATP-dependent DNA helicase has protein sequence MAAIVGKHDAEVERLFGTGGPLGPAVGGFRPRKSQTEMAKAIAHAIAEQQTLIAEAGTGTGKTFAYLVPALLWGGKTIVSTGTKNLQDQLFSRDIPTVRKALQAPVSVALLKGRANYLCHYHLERTLANGRMTSREDVGYLREISRFLKMTQTGDKAELARVPENAPVWNLVTSTRENCVGQECQYYEDCFVMKARREAQQADVVVVNHHLFFADVALKDTGVAELLPSANTIIFDEAHQLPDTATLFFGESVSTAQVLELCRDVLAEGLAHARDGANWGAVVSVVEKAARDLRLTFPQDIVRLSLPQIAPSSDFFPALAKLKEELDGMLEVLEGQAERAETLEQCRVRGVELAQKFKDWQYDPKAKVPAGQEAVYWVEAFASSLQLHKTPLSIAQIFNNQREGVPRSWIFTSATLAVKNDFKHFAHQLGLYDEPAMSWPSPFNYGEQGILYVPQGLPDPNSMGYTDAVLDLALPVIEAAGGRTFLLCTTLRAVKRAAERLRDEFDKRGLKFPLFVQGDRGRTELLDQFRKAGNGVLIGSQSFWEGVDVRGDALSLVIIDKLPFAPPDDPVLAARIEVMEKKGMNGFVHHTLPEAIINLKQGAGRLIRDEGDRGVLMLCDPRVISKPYGRRIWQSLPPFKRTREQAEVIEFFRTGAGKRA, from the coding sequence ATGGCCGCGATCGTCGGCAAGCACGATGCCGAAGTCGAGCGCCTGTTCGGCACCGGCGGCCCGCTGGGGCCGGCGGTGGGCGGTTTTCGCCCGCGCAAATCGCAAACCGAGATGGCCAAGGCCATCGCCCATGCGATCGCCGAGCAGCAGACCCTGATTGCCGAGGCCGGCACGGGCACGGGCAAGACGTTCGCCTACCTGGTCCCCGCGCTGCTGTGGGGCGGCAAGACCATCGTCTCGACCGGTACCAAGAACCTGCAGGACCAGCTGTTTTCGCGCGACATCCCGACCGTGCGCAAGGCGCTGCAGGCGCCCGTCTCGGTGGCGCTGCTGAAGGGCCGCGCCAACTACCTGTGCCACTACCACCTGGAACGCACGCTGGCGAACGGCCGCATGACGTCGCGCGAGGACGTCGGCTACCTGCGCGAGATTTCGCGCTTCCTGAAGATGACGCAGACGGGCGACAAGGCCGAGCTGGCGCGCGTGCCCGAGAATGCCCCGGTATGGAACCTGGTGACGTCGACGCGCGAGAATTGCGTCGGCCAGGAATGCCAGTATTATGAGGACTGCTTCGTCATGAAGGCGCGGCGCGAGGCGCAGCAGGCCGACGTGGTCGTCGTCAACCACCACCTGTTCTTTGCCGACGTGGCGCTGAAGGATACCGGCGTGGCCGAGCTGCTGCCGTCCGCCAACACCATCATCTTCGACGAGGCGCACCAGCTGCCCGACACCGCGACCCTGTTCTTCGGCGAGAGCGTATCGACGGCGCAGGTGCTGGAACTGTGCCGCGACGTGCTGGCCGAGGGCCTGGCGCATGCCCGCGACGGCGCCAACTGGGGCGCGGTCGTCTCGGTGGTGGAAAAGGCCGCGCGCGACCTGCGCCTGACCTTCCCGCAGGACATCGTGCGGCTGTCGCTGCCGCAGATCGCGCCGTCCTCCGACTTCTTCCCCGCGCTGGCCAAGCTGAAGGAAGAGCTGGACGGCATGCTGGAGGTGCTGGAAGGCCAGGCCGAACGGGCCGAGACGCTGGAGCAGTGCCGCGTGCGCGGCGTGGAGCTGGCGCAGAAGTTCAAGGACTGGCAGTACGACCCGAAGGCCAAGGTGCCGGCCGGACAGGAAGCCGTGTACTGGGTCGAGGCGTTCGCCAGCTCGCTGCAACTGCACAAGACGCCGCTGTCGATCGCGCAGATCTTCAACAACCAGCGCGAGGGCGTGCCGCGCAGCTGGATCTTCACGTCGGCCACCCTGGCGGTAAAGAACGACTTCAAGCATTTCGCCCACCAGCTGGGGCTGTACGACGAGCCGGCCATGTCCTGGCCCAGCCCGTTCAACTACGGCGAGCAGGGCATCCTGTACGTGCCACAAGGGCTGCCCGACCCGAATTCGATGGGCTATACGGACGCGGTGCTGGACCTGGCGCTGCCCGTCATCGAGGCGGCGGGCGGCCGCACCTTCCTGCTGTGTACCACCTTGCGCGCAGTGAAGCGGGCGGCGGAACGGCTGCGCGACGAATTCGACAAGCGCGGCCTGAAGTTTCCCCTGTTCGTCCAGGGCGACCGTGGCCGCACCGAGCTGCTGGACCAGTTCCGCAAGGCCGGCAACGGCGTGCTGATCGGCAGCCAGAGCTTCTGGGAAGGCGTCGACGTGCGCGGTGATGCGCTGTCGCTCGTCATCATCGACAAGCTGCCGTTCGCGCCGCCGGACGATCCGGTGTTGGCCGCGCGCATCGAAGTGATGGAAAAGAAGGGCATGAACGGTTTCGTCCACCACACGCTGCCCGAGGCGATCATCAACCTGAAGCAGGGCGCCGGCCGCCTGATCCGCGACGAAGGCGACCGCGGCGTGCTGATGCTGTGCGACCCGCGCGTGATCAGCAAGCCATATGGCCGCCGCATCTGGCAAAGCCTGCCGCCGTTCAAGCGCACGCGCGAACAGGCCGAAGTCATCGAATTCTTCCGCACCGGCGCCGGCAAGCGCGCCTGA
- the zapE gene encoding cell division protein ZapE, with amino-acid sequence MNVLEFYQHALEQRNFKPDEAQRRAVERLQQCYDEWVAYKAQRSNSFKRLINRPEPPRGVYMWGGVGRGKSFLMDSFYSVVPVVRKTRLHFHEFMRAVHLQLDELMGIADPLDEVAKRIAKKYRLICFDEFHVSDVADAMILYNLMKALYDNGVSFIMTSNYEPSTLYPDGLHRDRILPTIALLKEKMDVLNVDAGVDYRGRALEQVQAYYMPLNTATDEKLRAAFAGLAETQKDEDPRIVIENREIRALRRAGTVIWFDFKTLCGGPRSQNDYLEIASRFHTVILSGVPMMSAGQSSEARRFTWLIDVFYDQGVKLIMSAEVEPEELYTSGMLANEFHRTVSRIVEMQSREYMEKAQRGAAAALT; translated from the coding sequence ATGAACGTCCTCGAGTTCTACCAGCACGCGCTGGAGCAGCGCAATTTCAAGCCGGACGAAGCGCAACGTCGCGCCGTCGAGCGGCTGCAGCAGTGCTACGACGAATGGGTGGCCTACAAGGCCCAGCGCTCGAACAGCTTCAAGCGCCTGATCAACCGGCCGGAACCGCCGCGCGGCGTCTACATGTGGGGCGGGGTGGGGCGCGGCAAGTCGTTCCTGATGGATTCGTTCTACTCGGTCGTGCCGGTGGTGCGCAAGACGCGCCTGCACTTCCATGAATTCATGCGCGCAGTGCACCTGCAGCTCGACGAGCTGATGGGCATCGCCGACCCGCTCGACGAGGTCGCCAAGCGCATCGCCAAGAAATACCGCCTGATCTGCTTCGACGAGTTCCACGTTTCCGACGTGGCCGACGCGATGATCCTGTACAACCTGATGAAGGCGCTGTACGACAATGGCGTGTCGTTCATCATGACCTCGAACTACGAGCCCTCCACGCTGTACCCGGACGGCCTGCACCGCGACCGGATCCTGCCCACCATCGCGCTCTTGAAGGAAAAGATGGACGTGCTGAACGTGGACGCGGGCGTGGACTACCGCGGCCGCGCGCTGGAGCAGGTGCAGGCCTACTACATGCCGCTCAACACGGCGACCGACGAGAAGCTGCGGGCCGCCTTCGCCGGCCTGGCCGAGACGCAGAAGGACGAGGACCCGCGCATCGTCATCGAGAACCGCGAGATCCGCGCGCTGCGCCGCGCCGGCACCGTGATCTGGTTCGATTTCAAGACGCTGTGCGGCGGCCCGCGCTCGCAGAACGACTACCTCGAAATCGCCAGCCGCTTCCATACCGTGATATTGTCCGGGGTGCCGATGATGTCGGCCGGGCAGTCGTCCGAGGCGCGCCGTTTCACTTGGCTGATCGACGTGTTCTACGACCAGGGCGTCAAGCTGATCATGTCGGCCGAGGTGGAGCCCGAGGAGCTGTACACGAGCGGCATGCTGGCCAACGAATTCCATCGCACCGTGTCGCGCATCGTCGAGATGCAGTCGCGCGAGTACATGGAAAAGGCCCAGCGCGGCGCCGCCGCGGCCCTGACCTGA